Proteins co-encoded in one Armatimonadota bacterium genomic window:
- the argF gene encoding ornithine carbamoyltransferase codes for MWQRFTEKARLAIFYAQEEAAKRKSRIVGTEHLLLGLLHKPDNIAKRVFQRIGVNEESLRREIEKMAPVSDTGDVNQDMQLSANAKRAIDLAYQSARELRSNYVGTEHLLLGLVKNDRGTVAPLLAQMGVTFERVKQEISAIQTSETRVDEITAHDSHLKVPDNMRGKDLISIDDLSREEIETIFDLARQLKSRSLTEQYANPILPGKTLAMIFEKPSLRTRVTFEVGMSQLGGNAVYLAPADIRMGEREQVSDVAKNLERWVHGIMARTFKHKTITELAKYANIPIINGLSDLEHPCQALADFLTILEKKGDLSKLKLAYIGDGCNTCHSLMLLAAKVGTDIAVGCPEGYEPNTVILNKALRAAEHSEASIKVTNDPFEAVENADAIYTDVWCSMGLEDEREKRLPVFQPYQVNQKLVEAARNDVIVLHCLPAHRGEEITDEVIDGPHSVVFDEAENRLHVQKALLALLL; via the coding sequence ATGTGGCAGAGATTCACGGAAAAGGCGCGATTGGCTATTTTCTATGCGCAGGAGGAGGCGGCGAAAAGAAAGAGCAGAATCGTTGGCACTGAGCATTTATTGCTTGGTTTATTGCATAAGCCAGACAACATTGCCAAACGCGTCTTTCAGCGCATTGGAGTAAACGAGGAAAGCCTGCGCAGGGAGATTGAGAAAATGGCGCCGGTTTCCGACACTGGCGATGTAAACCAAGATATGCAACTCTCAGCAAATGCTAAGCGTGCAATTGACTTGGCTTACCAGTCGGCTAGAGAGCTGAGAAGCAATTACGTTGGGACAGAGCACCTACTCCTCGGGTTGGTCAAGAACGACCGTGGAACCGTTGCTCCCCTTCTAGCGCAAATGGGTGTGACTTTCGAGCGTGTCAAGCAAGAAATCTCAGCGATTCAAACGTCAGAGACACGCGTTGACGAAATCACGGCTCACGATTCGCATCTAAAAGTACCAGATAACATGCGAGGCAAAGATTTAATCTCAATTGATGACCTTAGCCGCGAGGAAATAGAAACAATATTTGACCTCGCCCGACAACTTAAATCACGGAGTTTGACAGAGCAATATGCCAATCCCATTCTGCCAGGCAAGACGCTTGCCATGATATTTGAGAAGCCGTCTCTTAGGACACGTGTAACATTCGAGGTTGGTATGTCTCAACTTGGCGGTAACGCTGTCTATCTTGCACCTGCCGACATCCGAATGGGCGAACGTGAGCAAGTCAGCGATGTTGCAAAGAATCTCGAACGCTGGGTACATGGTATAATGGCACGGACTTTTAAGCACAAAACCATAACCGAACTTGCAAAGTATGCAAATATCCCAATTATAAATGGTCTATCAGACCTAGAGCATCCTTGCCAAGCATTGGCCGATTTCTTGACAATCTTAGAGAAAAAGGGCGACCTTTCAAAGCTCAAGCTTGCCTACATTGGCGATGGATGCAACACTTGCCACAGCCTTATGCTCCTCGCTGCAAAGGTTGGCACAGACATTGCGGTGGGCTGTCCGGAGGGTTATGAACCAAATACAGTGATTCTCAACAAAGCACTTCGAGCTGCGGAGCACTCGGAAGCTTCGATAAAAGTAACAAATGACCCATTTGAGGCCGTAGAAAATGCTGATGCAATCTATACGGATGTCTGGTGTAGTATGGGATTGGAGGATGAACGAGAGAAACGACTGCCGGTGTTCCAACCTTATCAAGTAAATCAAAAGCTTGTTGAGGCAGCTCGGAACGATGTGATTGTTCTCCACTGCCTCCCAGCGCACCGCGGCGAAGAAATCACTGACGAAGTAATCGACGGCCCGCACTCGGTTGTGTTCGATGAAGCGGAGAATCGTTTGCATGTGCAAAAAGCACTGTTGGCATTGCTATTGTAA
- a CDS encoding acetylornithine transaminase, with the protein MDTKTAIEMDAKYMMRFVGRLPVAFVRGEGIKVWDAEGKEYLDFLAGIAVNGLGHCPPAVVSAIREQAGTLMHVSNLYYIPQQAVLAKRLVELSGLGKAFFCNSGAEANEAAIKLARKWAKENCGEDKYEIITTEGSFHGRTLATVTATGQPKYHQGFEPLVPGFKYVPFNDLTALKAAISEKTCAIMLEPIQGESGVFPATLEYLHGIRKLCDELGLLLILDEIQTGLGRTGKWFGFQHYGIMPDIMTLAKTLGGGFPIGACLASDIVATGFQPGNHSSTFGGNPLACAAAIAALREIDEEGLVQNSAEVGVYFKDRLEELKSRRDDIIEIRGVGLMIGMTLARKGAPKVATKCLEKGLILNSIGESILRFLPPLIVKKEHVDTAVDILSETLQEV; encoded by the coding sequence ATGGATACAAAGACTGCGATTGAAATGGATGCCAAGTATATGATGCGCTTTGTCGGGCGGTTGCCAGTTGCATTTGTACGTGGTGAAGGAATAAAAGTTTGGGATGCTGAAGGAAAAGAATACCTAGACTTTCTTGCAGGTATCGCAGTAAATGGTTTGGGCCATTGTCCACCAGCCGTTGTGTCGGCTATTAGGGAGCAAGCTGGAACGCTCATGCATGTGAGCAACCTATACTACATACCCCAACAAGCAGTTCTTGCAAAGCGGTTAGTTGAGCTCTCAGGCTTGGGTAAGGCGTTTTTTTGCAATAGCGGTGCGGAAGCGAATGAAGCAGCTATAAAGCTTGCCCGAAAGTGGGCGAAAGAGAACTGTGGTGAAGATAAATACGAGATCATAACAACAGAGGGGTCTTTTCATGGACGAACTCTTGCTACCGTAACTGCAACAGGACAGCCGAAGTACCATCAGGGATTCGAACCATTGGTTCCTGGGTTCAAATACGTGCCATTTAATGACCTCACAGCGCTGAAGGCAGCAATTTCTGAGAAGACATGTGCGATAATGCTCGAGCCCATACAGGGCGAATCGGGCGTTTTTCCTGCTACCCTTGAGTATCTGCATGGCATAAGAAAACTTTGCGATGAGTTAGGATTGCTCTTGATACTAGATGAGATTCAAACTGGGCTAGGTAGAACTGGAAAGTGGTTTGGTTTTCAGCATTATGGCATAATGCCAGATATCATGACGTTGGCAAAGACCCTGGGAGGTGGTTTCCCAATAGGTGCATGTCTAGCGTCTGATATCGTTGCCACCGGATTTCAGCCGGGTAATCATTCTTCAACTTTTGGTGGGAATCCATTGGCTTGTGCCGCTGCAATCGCTGCATTGCGCGAAATTGATGAAGAAGGTTTGGTTCAAAACTCGGCGGAAGTAGGGGTTTATTTTAAGGACCGGTTGGAAGAACTTAAATCAAGACGGGATGATATCATCGAAATACGAGGCGTTGGTCTAATGATTGGAATGACGCTAGCGCGCAAGGGTGCACCCAAAGTGGCAACTAAATGCCTAGAAAAAGGATTAATACTCAATTCGATTGGCGAAAGCATTTTGAGATTTCTCCCACCTTTAATTGTCAAAAAGGAACATGTTGATACCGCTGTGGATATACTTAGCGAAACCCTTCAGGAGGTTTAA
- a CDS encoding DNA-directed RNA polymerase subunit alpha, protein MEAITPRIEALSQTDTYGKFLVEPLERGFGTTLGNSLRRILLSSIPGAAITSVKIEGVLHEFSTIPGVKEDTTELLLNLKDLHIKLHHDGAGRPEPKTIWIDVKGAGEVTGADIRTPAEVEIVNPELHIATISDESASLSMEMTVELGKGYVLPEKHERIKSTIGVIPVGAAFTPVRKVNFIVEPTRVGHRTDFERLILEIWTTGAISPKDALGKSAEILERHIRLFRDFAGGAGTESLETQGIVGDEAQPAVRDVRIEELDFSVRTYNCLKKANIMTIGELVQISEQDLMGIRNFGKKSLAEVKEKLAQMGLSLKKVGGESATDDIESEQGEEAEAEY, encoded by the coding sequence ATGGAAGCAATTACGCCGCGCATAGAGGCTTTGTCTCAGACAGATACATATGGCAAATTCCTGGTCGAACCTCTGGAGCGAGGATTTGGAACAACCTTAGGCAACTCGCTCCGGCGCATATTACTGTCATCCATCCCCGGTGCGGCTATTACCTCCGTTAAAATCGAGGGGGTATTGCACGAATTCTCGACAATACCGGGTGTGAAGGAAGACACAACGGAGCTTCTTCTGAACCTGAAAGACCTTCATATAAAGCTCCACCATGATGGAGCGGGTAGACCAGAGCCTAAGACAATATGGATTGATGTAAAAGGTGCAGGAGAAGTTACCGGTGCCGATATTCGCACGCCTGCCGAGGTTGAAATTGTTAATCCAGAGCTCCACATAGCAACCATCAGCGACGAATCGGCTAGTCTTTCTATGGAGATGACCGTGGAGCTTGGCAAAGGATATGTACTGCCTGAAAAACATGAGAGAATCAAGTCAACAATCGGCGTAATTCCAGTCGGAGCTGCGTTTACTCCTGTTAGAAAAGTGAATTTTATTGTGGAGCCAACAAGAGTAGGCCACAGAACAGACTTCGAGCGTCTCATATTAGAGATCTGGACAACCGGGGCAATTTCGCCGAAAGATGCTCTCGGCAAGTCTGCAGAGATACTTGAGCGACATATTCGGTTGTTTAGAGACTTTGCAGGAGGAGCAGGAACCGAATCGCTTGAAACTCAAGGAATAGTCGGTGATGAAGCCCAGCCTGCGGTCAGAGATGTAAGAATTGAGGAACTAGACTTCTCAGTTCGGACATATAACTGCCTTAAGAAAGCAAATATTATGACAATTGGCGAGCTAGTACAGATTAGTGAACAAGATTTAATGGGCATCAGGAACTTCGGTAAGAAATCGCTCGCAGAGGTAAAAGAAAAGCTTGCACAGATGGGCTTAAGTCTCAAAAAGGTAGGCGGTGAATCGGCAACCGACGATATAGAATCGGAACAAGGCGAGGAGGCTGAAGCTGAGTACTAA
- the rplM gene encoding 50S ribosomal protein L13, with the protein MKTYTAKPQEIQRTWYVVDAAGKPLGRLASQVAKILRGKHKAIFTPHVDTGDHVIIINAEKVVLTGKKAGEPIYWHSGYPGGLKSTTYGKMLSEKPEQLIRRAIKGMLPHNALGRRIFRKLKVYRGAEHPHEAQKPEALEI; encoded by the coding sequence ATGAAAACCTACACGGCAAAGCCGCAGGAAATACAACGAACGTGGTACGTAGTCGATGCTGCTGGGAAGCCACTCGGTCGTCTTGCTTCTCAAGTGGCAAAGATCTTGCGTGGCAAGCATAAGGCAATCTTTACGCCGCATGTAGACACCGGAGACCATGTAATCATTATAAATGCAGAAAAAGTAGTCCTAACTGGCAAAAAGGCGGGCGAGCCAATATATTGGCATTCGGGTTATCCAGGAGGCTTAAAGAGCACGACTTATGGCAAAATGCTTTCTGAGAAGCCAGAGCAGCTTATCAGAAGAGCGATTAAAGGGATGCTTCCACATAATGCACTAGGCAGGAGAATTTTTAGAAAACTCAAAGTTTATCGAGGCGCCGAACATCCTCATGAGGCACAAAAGCCAGAGGCGCTTGAGATTTAG
- the argB gene encoding acetylglutamate kinase, with protein MSASAEQAEILVQALPYIRQYYGKTIVVKYGGNAMVDERLKQGVMKDIVLMHYVGMRPVLVHGGGPEITELMERMGKKPSFIKGLRVTDAETMEIVEMVLTGKTNKSIVSLINSQGGKAVGLSGKDGNLMVAEKAQIEDADLGYVGKIVEINTEIIETLIHEGYIPVVSSIAVGRDWETYNLNADHAAGELAGALEAAKLIILTDVTGVYRDFSDKTSLISELSASEAKEMIRTGKVDKGMIPKLEACLMALSGGVERAHIIDGTLPHALLMEIFTDTGIGTMIT; from the coding sequence ATGAGCGCTAGCGCTGAACAAGCAGAAATTCTCGTCCAGGCTCTTCCATATATCAGGCAATACTATGGCAAGACCATCGTCGTTAAATATGGCGGCAATGCGATGGTGGACGAAAGGCTTAAACAAGGCGTGATGAAGGACATAGTCCTTATGCATTATGTAGGCATGCGTCCTGTACTTGTCCATGGTGGCGGTCCTGAGATTACCGAATTAATGGAGCGAATGGGCAAAAAGCCGAGCTTTATCAAGGGGCTTCGTGTTACCGATGCAGAGACGATGGAAATCGTCGAGATGGTTCTTACTGGAAAAACAAACAAGAGCATTGTCTCACTTATCAATTCGCAGGGGGGCAAGGCTGTTGGCTTGAGCGGCAAGGATGGGAATCTTATGGTAGCTGAAAAGGCTCAGATTGAAGATGCTGACCTCGGATACGTTGGCAAAATTGTAGAAATAAATACCGAGATCATTGAAACCCTAATTCATGAGGGATATATACCAGTAGTATCCTCTATTGCGGTAGGTAGAGATTGGGAAACATATAATTTGAATGCAGACCACGCGGCTGGGGAGCTAGCCGGCGCGCTTGAGGCGGCAAAGCTAATCATTCTAACAGACGTAACAGGGGTTTACCGTGACTTCAGCGACAAAACCAGCCTTATTTCGGAGCTTTCGGCATCAGAAGCCAAGGAAATGATTCGGACAGGCAAGGTTGACAAAGGAATGATTCCAAAGCTGGAGGCATGCCTTATGGCGTTATCAGGCGGCGTCGAACGCGCACATATTATTGATGGCACGCTACCCCATGCGCTCCTGATGGAGATATTTACTGACACTGGCATTGGCACTATGATTACCTAG
- the rplQ gene encoding 50S ribosomal protein L17 yields the protein MRHRVAWRKFGLPSDQRMALLKSLLRALIERGEIQTTEARAKDLRSIAEKVITIAKTDSLHARRQARRWLNDENLVKVLFDNVAPKVAEKPGGYTRITKLGFRRGDAAPMVKIELATE from the coding sequence ATGCGACATAGAGTAGCATGGAGAAAATTTGGATTACCTAGCGACCAAAGAATGGCTCTACTTAAGAGTCTTCTGCGTGCTCTTATCGAGCGCGGAGAAATCCAGACAACAGAAGCTCGCGCAAAAGACCTGCGAAGCATAGCAGAAAAGGTAATAACAATTGCGAAGACCGACAGCCTGCATGCTAGACGGCAGGCTCGCAGATGGCTGAACGACGAAAATCTGGTCAAAGTGCTTTTTGATAATGTGGCTCCCAAAGTTGCCGAGAAACCTGGGGGCTATACCAGAATTACAAAGCTTGGTTTCCGACGGGGCGATGCTGCTCCAATGGTTAAAATAGAGCTTGCTACTGAGTAG
- a CDS encoding C40 family peptidase: MAKNIIFYFAFSALLIIGNGYADGQLTITLDPPAEEQKDNLRLNHETLGATRENSAKYEARVLSARQTTNKEVVIGRVGVVRAASANIMRAPTKKGYQLFTCPKGSYLAIVADSPNWYGVLMIDGSTGWIEKSKVSLLNYNVVGQKNLPNGLGPKIVNTALKYLGIPYQWGGYSWNGLDCSGFVKAVFASHGIELPRTAREQANVGVPVNASNLQPGDRLYFACKGGAIDHCGIYIGNGLFIHSSSSRGGVAIDNLLTKPLYYNTLVAARRS; encoded by the coding sequence TTGGCAAAAAATATCATATTCTACTTTGCCTTTTCAGCACTCCTAATAATCGGCAATGGATATGCCGATGGACAGCTTACCATTACCCTTGATCCTCCTGCTGAGGAGCAGAAGGATAATCTTCGTTTGAACCACGAGACACTCGGCGCTACTAGAGAGAACTCAGCAAAATATGAGGCAAGAGTTCTAAGTGCACGGCAAACCACAAATAAGGAGGTCGTAATCGGTCGAGTGGGAGTTGTCAGGGCGGCAAGTGCAAATATCATGCGCGCTCCTACAAAGAAAGGATATCAGCTATTTACTTGCCCCAAGGGTTCATATCTTGCAATCGTCGCTGATAGCCCCAACTGGTATGGTGTCCTGATGATTGATGGCAGTACAGGCTGGATTGAAAAGAGCAAAGTAAGCCTTCTAAATTACAATGTCGTTGGCCAGAAGAACCTTCCAAATGGACTTGGCCCTAAAATTGTTAATACAGCGCTTAAGTACCTTGGCATCCCCTATCAATGGGGTGGCTACTCTTGGAATGGATTGGACTGCTCCGGTTTTGTTAAAGCTGTCTTCGCAAGCCACGGTATTGAACTCCCTCGTACAGCACGGGAGCAAGCAAATGTAGGCGTTCCTGTCAATGCAAGCAACCTCCAACCTGGCGACCGGCTTTACTTTGCATGCAAAGGTGGCGCGATTGATCACTGCGGTATTTACATTGGCAATGGTTTATTCATCCATTCATCATCATCGCGAGGAGGAGTTGCTATCGATAATCTTCTAACAAAACCTCTCTATTATAATACCCTTGTTGCTGCCCGAAGATCATAA
- the argC gene encoding N-acetyl-gamma-glutamyl-phosphate reductase yields the protein MVRVGIIGALGYGGGELVRILTNHPHVKLTYLCSELEKPMRVSDVCPGFRGILDANCEVYNPTTAIEQCDILFIAQHPGWAMKHARRFLDAGIKVIDLSADFRLRNPENYEQWYKIKHESPELIQQAVYGLPELHRSQIAQAKLIANPGCFPTGAILALMPLLKEKLVDADTIIVDSKTGASGAGRMAHKLDFHFPELNESMKPYNVGVHRHTPEIEQELSSIVGCQVTISFTPHLVPITRGILTTAYARLLDTSMTTENLVDIYRQHYANDYFVVVLNAGEYPATKNTYGSNFCQIGLKADERTGRVVVISAIDNLVKGMAGEAVQNMNLMCGFDEKTALDRPAMFP from the coding sequence ATGGTAAGAGTAGGTATAATTGGAGCATTAGGATACGGCGGCGGCGAGCTTGTACGAATTCTTACTAATCACCCACATGTCAAGCTAACATATTTATGTTCAGAGCTTGAAAAGCCTATGCGCGTTTCAGATGTGTGTCCAGGATTTAGAGGCATCCTTGACGCAAATTGCGAGGTATATAATCCAACCACAGCAATCGAGCAATGTGACATACTTTTTATTGCTCAACATCCCGGGTGGGCAATGAAACATGCCAGGCGATTTCTTGATGCTGGCATCAAAGTTATTGATTTGAGCGCAGACTTCCGACTTCGCAACCCTGAAAATTATGAGCAGTGGTATAAAATTAAGCATGAATCACCCGAATTGATTCAGCAAGCGGTTTACGGGTTGCCAGAACTCCATCGAAGTCAAATTGCCCAGGCGAAATTGATTGCCAACCCTGGTTGCTTTCCAACGGGTGCAATCTTGGCTCTGATGCCTCTGCTAAAAGAGAAGCTTGTGGACGCAGATACAATCATTGTGGATTCGAAAACTGGTGCTTCAGGTGCAGGGCGCATGGCTCATAAACTCGACTTCCACTTTCCTGAGCTTAACGAGAGCATGAAGCCATATAATGTTGGTGTCCATAGACATACCCCTGAAATTGAACAGGAGCTTAGTTCGATTGTTGGATGCCAAGTAACTATATCATTCACGCCCCACTTAGTGCCAATCACTAGAGGTATTCTTACAACCGCGTATGCTCGGCTTCTTGACACTAGTATGACAACAGAAAACCTCGTTGACATCTACAGGCAACATTATGCAAATGATTACTTCGTTGTAGTCCTAAATGCGGGCGAATATCCAGCAACGAAAAACACATATGGTTCGAACTTTTGCCAGATTGGTTTAAAAGCCGACGAAAGGACAGGGCGTGTAGTTGTGATTTCTGCTATTGACAATCTAGTCAAAGGCATGGCAGGCGAAGCCGTGCAAAATATGAACCTGATGTGTGGTTTTGACGAAAAGACTGCGCTTGATCGTCCGGCGATGTTTCCATGA
- the argJ gene encoding bifunctional glutamate N-acetyltransferase/amino-acid acetyltransferase ArgJ encodes MIEYPSSITKPKGFLAAGVRAGIKEKGEDLALIVSEQPASIAGVFTKNIFKAAPVQVCISRIPRATARAIVANSGNANACTGKVGIEDARRMIAEVACRLDVPEEDVFVASTGVIGRRLPIQKIINGIDLAVSSLSKNCGANVARAIMTTDTRPKEAEVEFDIGGVRATIGGIAKGAGMICPNMATMLAFLTTDVAITPTMLQIALSRSTEISFNCLTIDGDTSTNDSVFILANGAAGNSVINAESEVFQVFQQHLDAVTIQLARQIAADGEGATKAVSVTVKGAKSYKDCRQIAKTIANSPLVKTAMFGCDPNWGRVIAAAGRAGVEFDPNVVSLYFGDILIIENGEPVIFSQAEARKYLSGKDVLITLNVGSENWSATVWTCDLSYDYVKINAEYHT; translated from the coding sequence ATGATAGAATATCCTAGTTCAATAACCAAGCCAAAGGGTTTCTTAGCAGCAGGAGTGCGCGCTGGAATCAAAGAAAAAGGCGAGGATTTGGCACTCATAGTTTCGGAACAACCTGCTTCGATAGCTGGTGTCTTTACAAAAAACATATTTAAAGCCGCTCCGGTTCAAGTATGCATTTCGCGAATTCCTAGGGCAACCGCTCGGGCAATTGTCGCAAATAGTGGCAATGCAAATGCATGTACTGGTAAGGTCGGAATAGAGGATGCCAGGCGTATGATTGCCGAGGTGGCATGCCGACTGGACGTGCCGGAGGAAGATGTGTTTGTTGCGTCCACTGGCGTCATTGGACGGCGTCTGCCAATCCAAAAAATAATAAATGGCATTGATTTGGCAGTCTCAAGTTTGAGCAAGAACTGCGGAGCGAATGTGGCTCGGGCGATTATGACCACCGATACTCGTCCAAAGGAAGCCGAAGTTGAGTTTGATATCGGTGGGGTGAGGGCGACAATAGGCGGCATTGCGAAAGGTGCAGGCATGATATGTCCAAATATGGCAACAATGCTTGCATTCCTTACCACCGATGTTGCTATTACACCCACAATGCTTCAGATAGCATTATCTCGTTCAACTGAAATCTCGTTCAACTGCCTTACCATCGATGGCGACACAAGCACAAATGATAGCGTATTTATTCTTGCGAATGGAGCAGCTGGAAATTCAGTAATTAATGCCGAGAGTGAAGTTTTTCAAGTTTTTCAACAACACCTTGATGCTGTCACAATTCAACTTGCTCGCCAAATTGCAGCAGACGGCGAAGGCGCCACGAAGGCAGTCAGCGTAACGGTCAAAGGCGCGAAATCTTATAAGGACTGCCGGCAAATTGCTAAAACAATAGCTAACTCTCCGCTTGTTAAGACGGCAATGTTCGGTTGCGACCCAAATTGGGGCCGAGTTATAGCAGCAGCAGGAAGAGCAGGTGTTGAATTCGACCCCAATGTAGTCAGCTTGTATTTTGGCGATATCTTAATCATTGAAAACGGAGAGCCTGTAATTTTTTCGCAGGCTGAAGCACGCAAATATCTGTCTGGAAAAGATGTATTGATAACTTTGAACGTAGGCAGTGAAAATTGGTCTGCTACTGTATGGACTTGCGATCTTTCGTACGATTACGTCAAAATCAATGCAGAATATCACACTTAA
- the truA gene encoding tRNA pseudouridine(38-40) synthase TruA: protein MRNIKAVIDYDGTDFFGFQKQPKVRTVQGELEAALGELLNEPVRVIGAGRTDAGVHATGQVISFRAGGTIPIDRFRPALNGILPKDIRIKTVEQVSDEFHARYSAKARTYVYSILNREIPSALLERYTWQIIQPLDIEKMIAAAQKLIGIHDFASFGMPDKASGSTIRNLWECRIWRQKDLVLIKIKANAFLRGMARAIVGTLVEVGQEVLPVEGIVEILAARNRQAVRLTAPPQGLFLVKVDY, encoded by the coding sequence GTGCGCAATATCAAGGCTGTCATAGATTACGACGGTACCGATTTCTTCGGATTTCAAAAGCAGCCGAAGGTACGCACAGTTCAAGGAGAACTTGAAGCTGCTCTCGGCGAGCTCCTTAACGAGCCGGTTAGAGTTATTGGAGCAGGTCGAACTGATGCGGGAGTCCATGCAACAGGGCAAGTAATCAGTTTTCGTGCTGGGGGCACCATACCGATAGACAGGTTCCGCCCCGCACTCAATGGCATACTGCCGAAAGATATTAGGATAAAGACAGTCGAGCAAGTCTCGGATGAATTTCATGCTAGGTATTCGGCAAAGGCGCGGACATATGTGTATTCAATTCTAAACCGTGAGATACCATCCGCGTTACTTGAGCGATATACTTGGCAGATAATTCAACCGCTGGACATTGAGAAAATGATTGCCGCCGCGCAAAAGCTTATTGGCATTCACGACTTTGCTTCGTTTGGGATGCCTGATAAGGCTAGTGGGAGCACTATCCGAAATCTCTGGGAATGTCGTATCTGGCGGCAAAAAGATCTGGTTCTTATTAAAATCAAAGCGAATGCATTTTTAAGAGGCATGGCGCGCGCTATCGTAGGTACGCTGGTCGAAGTTGGTCAGGAAGTGCTTCCTGTAGAAGGGATAGTTGAGATTTTGGCAGCTAGAAATCGACAAGCAGTGCGTTTAACAGCGCCGCCGCAAGGGTTGTTTTTGGTTAAAGTGGATTATTAA
- the rpsI gene encoding 30S ribosomal protein S9 encodes MVEQVKYYATGHRKNATAKVWLTPGEGIITINGRPAAEYLGRKTLEMIIRQPLEAVDVAGKYNVIAHVLGGGISGQAGAIRHGISKALVVADPELRPLLRRMGFLTRDPRVKERKKYGRKRARRGFQFSKR; translated from the coding sequence TTGGTAGAGCAGGTTAAATACTACGCGACAGGCCATAGAAAAAACGCAACGGCAAAAGTATGGTTAACGCCTGGTGAGGGCATTATAACCATAAATGGCCGTCCGGCCGCCGAGTACCTCGGGCGCAAGACTCTCGAAATGATCATCCGACAGCCGTTGGAAGCTGTGGATGTCGCCGGGAAATATAACGTCATAGCACATGTGCTTGGCGGCGGCATTTCCGGCCAGGCGGGAGCAATCAGACATGGCATCTCTAAAGCTCTCGTTGTTGCTGATCCGGAACTGCGGCCTTTGTTGAGGAGAATGGGCTTCCTCACACGCGATCCAAGAGTAAAGGAGCGCAAGAAGTACGGCAGGAAGCGTGCGCGCCGCGGATTCCAGTTCTCGAAGCGTTAA